aatatgttcttccttttataattttgatttcGAATTTTGATTCTGCTTTGTTGTGGAGGAAGAAGGGGTGTGGATCAGGGATGGTGTATATGGTCTCCATTTTTTCTGGTAAAGAAGATGTGGACAGTAGTCTTCGTTTTTTCTGGCAAAAAAATGTGGATGgtagttttcattttttccggCGAAAATGACGGCAGAATATAATTCtaaatctgaaaaattaatACAATGATAATTGACaagaaggtaaaaaaaaatgaaaaggtgTCCTTGTGTACAACAAAGCTAGGGTTTATCTGCTCCAATAAAATTACTATTAACGGggataaaaatatgataaacaaCAGATTAGGTCTTGAAATGTAAGAAATAAAGTAAAGTATGGATTTCTTATTGCCTGCATCATTGgaatttttatcaaatttaagtATAAACTTAGAAGAagtaaatttgtaaaaaaatgttGATAGTGGATTGCTATGAAGAAATAGGAGCAACAGTGGTCGTGCAATTTTGAAGGAGAGGAAATTGGAaaagattgttattttttttaaaaaaataatgagaaaaaaaggttgaaaatgtgTTTGATTAAATGATTCACGCGCCCAATAAGGCGTGAGTTCCACTTTTTGTGCCACATATGCACAGAGTGTCTAATTGGTTCAAATTCAAAATGGTCAAGGTGTTCGATAGGTACAAGCCCTAGTTAAAGTGTCCAAGTGAATTATGCAGACAACTTTAGGGGGCAGTGTATGACTTAAGCCAAACAACAACTATATCATGAGACTCATAAgatagggtgtgtttggtatgaaggaaagaCTTTGTCTTGAAATTAATAAGTGAGTGCTTtacttattttttgtgtttggtaaataaataaataaaaaattattctaaaaatatttatatataatctaggAAAACATTATGAAAGGGTGGAGTGGCCAAGTGAGGATCAcgggtggtagggggtggggtggTAAAGGAGTGGGAGTTACGGACCTACAGGTCAGGCTGATGCTCTTTCTTTCTGTGTGAGANGGGGGAGTCATTGTTTTCGGTATATACTTAATATTATTAGGGAAGTCATTGTCcttatttttaatgaatatttttttctaaataaaatatatttcaaaatattaattttgacaaaccaaacatgaaaaaatttgaaTATCCAAAAAGATGTTTTCTCTCTCTATACCATAAACAAAAacttttttattgttgttgttgttggtaatAGTGGTGTAAAGTTCAATTTGCCAATATAAcatgaattattttatcaagTACCTGCTATTTTTCATCAATACAATTACTACGCGATAATTTTGTCCATCAACATttagacaaataaataaatataaaaataacgcTTTAAAATTTTCGATTCtacaaaaaattgaatcttgatatttttatttacactCACTTTATTCACCTATAGGCCACATCAAACATATCATAAATTTTTGTTTCAAGCCTCCAACTAAGTTTACTCATTTAGTTTCTGTATGAATTATCCTCATTTTTGgacaattaattataattatctctaaatgagtaaaaatgtttattttttcaaatttttttctacaTGTTTGTACATACATACGTATATAGAGGTCACACTAGTAAAGTAGTCCACTATAACCTTACAAATTTCTTTATAAGTACCATATTACTTAAAATGTGTAAACTTGTGTAAGTAAATTTTGACTGTAAAAATACTAACATGACACAATAACCATACAAATTAGAAATAATCTCTCTACCACACGGGAACAAAACTTTCCACTTGTAACAAACATGTTTTATGTCTTAACTCTCATCCACATTCAATTAACATCAACTATAAACTAGGATAACTTCCCTCACTTTGCTACTGTCACtaactaataattatttatatataccaTTTCTCTTTTAGTACTCTTAGTGCAAAATGAGTGAAAATAATGGTGGATAATAATAATAGCCAAAAAAATGAACCATCAAGTCATGTTGTATTACTCTATTGTAGAGTATGTAAGAGGGAATTTAATAGTGCTGGGGCACTAGGTGGGCACATGAGATCTCATGGAGCAGTAGGGGATAATAGTAGTAATAGAAACTATGGAGAAGAAATTAgtgaacaaaaatatatgatgAATAATTTTAGAAGGGAAAAATTGGAGGGTCAAAAACACTCGTATAATCTACGTACTAATTCAAATCGATTAATGTTAGAGAATAATCGATCAACAAGTGATCATGATCATGATCATATAGATGTTGAGAAATCGGAGTATTATTATTATGGTCATGATGTTAAAGAGAAACAACATTGttcaagagaagaagaagaagatctcGCGAATTGTTTAGTTATGTTATCGAACAAATCTTATGATTTGTCCGATAACAATAACAAGGAGGCTAGAAACAAGGCTAAAGAAGTGGAAAAGGGAATGTTTCAATGTAAAGGATgtaagaaattttttaattcacACCAAGCTTTAGGGGGACATAGAGCGAGTCACAAGAAAGTTAAAGGGTGTTATGCTGTAAAACTCGATGACAACATTAAAGATGATGAAAACAATAACAACGATGATGATAATGCCATTGATTATGAAGACTCAATGATCTCTCCTAGTGATTTAATTTTGCATCAAGAATTTAACGATATTCAATCTCAATCTCCAACATCATCAAgctcattttcaagaaaaagatcAAGGGTTCATCAATGCTCGATTTGCCATAGAGTCTTTTCATCTGGACAAGCCTTGGGCGGACACAAAAGGTGTCACTGGCTAACATCGAGTTTGCCAGAGACTACCTTTATACCTACTTTTCAAGAAATCCAATATCACAACCAAGAACAAGTACTATACAACAAGCCTTTATTTATCAACTCTCATCAACcactagatttaaattttccAGCACAACTAGGCAATCCAATTGAAGTTGGCTTGAAACTATACAATAATCCATTTGAACAGGAAGTCCCAAGAAGCCAACTCCAGCTATGGAAAGACGATactaatcaaaatcaaaatcacaaCTACAAAGATTCTTTGAGTAGGGATGAAGATCGAAAAGCCAAAGAAGCAAAATTGAGTAACCTTAAAGATGTGAATTTGGATAAATGCTCTTCTTGGTTACAAG
This genomic stretch from Solanum stenotomum isolate F172 chromosome 10, ASM1918654v1, whole genome shotgun sequence harbors:
- the LOC125843173 gene encoding zinc finger protein ZAT1-like encodes the protein MVDNNNSQKNEPSSHVVLLYCRVCKREFNSAGALGGHMRSHGAVGDNSSNRNYGEEISEQKYMMNNFRREKLEGQKHSYNLRTNSNRLMLENNRSTSDHDHDHIDVEKSEYYYYGHDVKEKQHCSREEEEDLANCLVMLSNKSYDLSDNNNKEARNKAKEVEKGMFQCKGCKKFFNSHQALGGHRASHKKVKGCYAVKLDDNIKDDENNNNDDDNAIDYEDSMISPSDLILHQEFNDIQSQSPTSSSSFSRKRSRVHQCSICHRVFSSGQALGGHKRCHWLTSSLPETTFIPTFQEIQYHNQEQVLYNKPLFINSHQPLDLNFPAQLGNPIEVGLKLYNNPFEQEVPRSQLQLWKDDTNQNQNHNYKDSLSRDEDRKAKEAKLSNLKDVNLDKCSSWLQVGIGPTPDILATLQG